In Strix aluco isolate bStrAlu1 chromosome Z, bStrAlu1.hap1, whole genome shotgun sequence, the sequence GGCTTCACTggactggaggaagagaggaaagttgAACCTGGCATAGCTCCAGACCCAGGTACTGGGGGACTCTGGCAAAAGCACAGGCTTCGTCCCGTCTTCTGAGCATTGAGGGTGCCTAGCAGCTTGTCAGgaacagagcagagagaaggaggagctGTGGATGGTCTTCCTCCAACAGGCAAAGCCCTTTAAGTCTTGTCTTAGAGTCAGGCTGAAACACTGGTAAAATCACTAACAGTTGGGCTTAGGAGGGGCCAAATCCTTGGAGCCCCATGTGCTGCATCCAGGGGATGGtacctgtgctgctcagctgagCTGGTGAGGACCTGGACCTGGCTTTGTCCCATCCTGGTGGCCAGAAGTAGGGCTTTGGAGATGCTCAGGGCtcaaggggaggggaagagaggggtgACCAGGTGCTGTCTCCCCGTTCCTGGTCTCTGTGTTGCTCTCTTTCTCTATAGCGGGGTGGTGGGCTCCCGCTGGGTGCTGCAAGAGGCTCGGCCCTGCTGTGAGCTGGCTGGGCTCTCAGTGGGGAGGAGTAGCCCTGGGAGGCAGAGCTAAACACAGCCAAGAGAAACCCCAAGGCTAGGGGAAAAGGGATGGGAACCTCCCCTGGACACAGTGCCTGTGTTCCAGCTGCTCCCCTTTCCAGGCTGATGGGCAGTCGTCCAGCGGGAAGTACAAAGAGGTCCCAAAGTGTACTTAGAGACACTTTTGGGGTGGGCTGGGGAATCCTGGCATTTCCCAGCACAGTGCCTCAAGCGACAGTATCTGGGCTGGCAAAACATGGTGCAGCCCCTTGTGCTAGGTGTGTCCACTACTGGCTAGCGCCAGCATCACCTGGTGACTGATGTTGAGGTCTTGGCTGGGATATATTTGTGGTGCCAGCATGTCAGCCTCTCCCAGTGAACCTATTCTCCTGAAATACAGCTGCTGCTGGCGAGCAAAGGGCTGTGACTGCAGAGGGacatgggaaggagaaagaaagggtgCAGGTGAAACTGCGTATTTGTCCCAGCATGGACACATGCAAGAAGGATGTGGCTTTCTCCTGCTGCACTGTGCTGACTCTTGCTGCTGGTTGCTGATTTTGCTTCCCAGTGGTTGACTGTGCCACGTAAGTCATGGTACAAATCTCCCCCAGTGATGGAGGAGAGAAGCAGCAACcatccaggcaggcagagcacagcGTGTTACCACCTTGGCATATGCCCACAGCTGCAGACATTCACTTGCTTTTCTACCGGCTTTCATGCAGGCCACATGTGGGGTGCCAGGAGGAACTGTTCTCTACAAAGAGCTTTTGTTGAGGTTTTAgacattacatttttttgttacaCTACAACATTGATTTGCCCTGCTGCAAGTAGTCCTTGGGAACTGGTGTACTGTATCTCTGTTCTGGCTGGTTGCTGGTGGtgcccttccccagcactgctggtggtGGCTTTTGGGCTGGCCAACTTTTCGGGACTGGCCATGAGTGCCTGTTAATTACAAATCTTACTGGAAATGTAATGACAGAACAACCTGTTTCCTGGGGCAGGCGAGGTCAGGCAGCGAGCACAGGGGGTGACCTACTGAAGCTGGCTTCCCACCTGCAAGATGCAGAGCTTGCTGGACCAGGGTGCCAGAAAGGAGATGTGCACTTGGGTGTTTGGTGCCTCTGAGTGTCCCTTCAGGGATTTTGTTCATCTACTTGGCTCTGCTGTTTTCCAGCCTTCAGAGCAGTGCTTGCTGCTGGGTTGGGATACCCAGTGGGACAGGCAGTGGCTTCCCTCTGGACAGCCACTGCAGTGAGGCCCTGGTTGAGGACTGCATGCGGATGGAAGCAGAGGGGTCATGATCCCCAGAGATGGGCAGCATTTCCTCCTTCACCTGGAGGTTCCTGGACCAGCAAAGCTCAGGGACTGCCCCTGCCACAGAGGGGCTGAGGGTGTTGCACCACGAGCTGCTGTCTGAGCTGActctccttcttgcccttttccAGGCATCAAAGCTGCCGGGCCGGTGGATTATGACTGCAGGGGAGCTGTGTTGCATCTGCAAATCTCTGTTGTGCATCAAGGGCACATCTGAGCAGGTGAGTGCTGTGCACATAAAAGGACTGCTGTCTTTGCGCTAGGTGAAGCTAGTGGGGGGCCATCATGGCTCAGAGCTGTCAGGCTCCTGGTTTCTGCCTTCCCTGCCAGGCATCTCTTATTGGAAGAAAACAATTGCAAGCTCTTCTCCTTGTCTGTAGGGCCAGAAAGTGTCCTGTGCTATGGATGAAAGGGGCAGGAGGTGGACATGAGACCAGTGGCTAGCTGGAGGCCCAGAGGTTGCTGGTGATCTGCAGTGTCTTGGAAAGCAAGCCACGAAATGCTTGCCAGAAACAGGGATCTGTTCACACGCACAGGGTTTCATATAGGAAGGCATGAAAAAGGGATGTAAAATATGAGCCAAGTATGAGAGTTCACAGCTTAGCTTAAAGTATACGTGGTTTAAATGGAAGTTAAGGTGATAACACTGCCTGAGATGGTCAAGATGTATGTGGTCTTTGGGTCTGGGAGGTTGGGAGAGGCTGAGCCTCAATGCTACCTTCTCTGCCTGTGTGACCCTGCAGGCAGGCAGTACCCTCCTGCCCTTTTCCTGGTGAACATCTGAATCACTACAGCCCTGcatctcctgcttttcttctcctcagcCCCACTGTGGAAACTGAAGAGCTGGAGAGGACGGTGCAGAGGTTTGGAGGCACACCGTGATGGTGGGAGCCATTCCACGGCAGCCACGCCGCTTCTGGGGGGTGCCTGGCTGGCAGGTGTCTTCAGCTGGTTGTGCCAACGACTGCCCGCTGCAGGTCAGGGAAGTTAATCTGGAGGAAAGCGGGGTTCTGCTGCAGAGGGGTGAGTGTGGGGGGCAGCCAggacaggctgcagtgtggcaggTTATACAGAGGGGTTGAGGTTGGCatggacttctggaggtcatctggtccaagccctctgctcaagcagggccacctagagctattgcccaggaccatgtccagacagcttttgaatatctctgaggatggagactccacaacccctctgggcgacttgttccagtgctcagtcaccttcaTAGTAAAataagtgtttcctgatgttcagagggaacttcctgcgtttcagtttgtgcccgttgcctctggtcctgccactggacaccactgaaaagagcttggctccattctttgcaccctccttttgGGTATTTATGTACATTGATGAGAtgcccctgagccttctcttctccagactgaagtcccagctctcccagtctttcctcataggagagatgctccagtcccttaattaTCTTAGTGGCCCTTTTGTTGGACTCTCTCAGGTGTCagtcctttgttggactctcttaGGTGTGGCCTCACccgtgctgagcagagaggaaggatcacctctgtCAATCTGCTGGCAATACtgtgcctaatgcagcccaggacactgttatccttctttgtggcaagggcatattgctggctcgtggtcaacttggtgtccaccaggacgcccagggccttttctgcaaagctgctttccagctggtcagcctCCAGCATGTTCTGGTGCGTGGTTATACCTTTCATCACTCCTTTTAAACAAAATCCCTGGGCTCAACCACCCTGGCCTGCCCCTTTTCCATCCCCATCATGGTGAGGTCAAAATACCATGTGCAGCCTTGCTCTCCAGATAGCCTTGACCCACTTGGAGAACCAATTCTCCTATGGCTCACCTGCCCCTAAGCCTTTGCTCCATCCAcaagagcaggcagagctgccaggcaCAGGCAGTTTGTCAGGCTCTGGAGCTCCTTGGTCTGACAGTGACTTCTCTTGCATCTCCTCCATTCTTGCAGCCATTTCAGTATTTATCATGCCACAAAAACTTGTGGCCAGGATTCTCACAGTtgtcagggcaggcaggagtGGTGGATGGTGCAGGAGTCCATGGTACCACCCAGCTACTAATTGAGGTGGTGGAGGTCCCTGGTCCAATCTGGCAGAGATAACTGTGATGTTATGTCAGGCTCCTGTCCCCACCATGGGGCTGGCAGCGTGGCGCACCAGCCCTGCCTTGTTCAGCACATGCAGCCAGGACAGGTCTTCTTGCTGAGCACTGGGAGATCTTGTTGCTGTTGCCCAAAGGGGTGCTTGCAGGCTTGAGCCCCTGGGACTGGGGTGATCTGCCTGGCTCCTGTGCTCCAGAACAGCACAAGCATGTCAAGTCCCTGGCAGAGGGCAGGCCCCCTTCTACCCACTTGTCCAGACTCGTCCCCAGTAGTCTCCGGCCTGGCTGGAGACTCCTCTCTGTGCCCAGGCCGCAAAGGGAGTGCTGATCCCACAGGTGGGTGACGATGCAGGGTTCCCCAGAGAGCCACATCAGCCTGGTTCCTCTTCCTGTCCCTGGAGAGGGAGGTCCAACTGGGGCTGTATGAGGAGCTGCCTGCAGGTCCCTTGAGGCCAAAAAACCCAGACAAGTACGGGGATCCCGGGCTgatctccatcctcctgctctctctttccaGATGCTGTGCTGCAGTGCACCCCGTAGCAGAGGGCTCACCTGGATGTCCTGAGCGAGGGAGGGGTCCAGCTCCCACCCCCCGTCCTTGCACCCTGACCTGTGGCACTTTACGgtccccctcctgctgctgcatgGGCTGTTCTGACTCCAGCTCCGCTTGGAGTCCAGGCAATTAAGGCTCCATGCGGCACATCCACGCGGAGACGTCCCTGCCCCCGGAGCACAGCACAGACCCCAGCCTGTCCCGGCCCAGTGGAGAGGCACCCTTGGAGCCTTCCGCACAGCGCTGCACCCACCGCAGCATCCTGATGGGCTACAACGAGACAGAGATCAAGCGCCAGAAGGTTTACCAGGTCTCCATCTTCTCCCATCTCTCCAGCTCCTCTGAGAGCACGGAGCAGCGGGCAGGCAGCCGGCCAGCTGTCAAGAGGGGTTACCCCGAGCCGCGAACTCCTGAGGGGGGACGAGATCCCAAACGAACTCActggggtggcgggggggtggaCAGCAAGCGTGATGGGGGCCCTGGGCAGGCTTCCTTGGACGATGACGATACCTTTGAGGATGGTCTGCTGGTGGAGGAGCTGTCCCTGTGCGGCTCTGCCCAGCATTTCTCCCACAGCGGGCTGCGGGTGGTGGAGCACCGCTGCGAGTGCAGCCCTAGCCACAGCCCCAAGGCCAGCAGAGAGGACAAGTCGCAGgatgtctcctcctcctcctggccccAGCACATTGCTTGCAGTACTTTGCACACGAGAGACGGTTGCTCTGTCTCATCGGGGGATCAGCCTAAAGACTATGGGGATAATGTAGAGCGAGCAATTGGCCACAACTTACTTCACCTTGATTTGCACAATATTGCACAAACAGCTCGGGTGGACTCTGGTGGGAAGAGGGAGAAGCCAGGAAGCAGCCCAGCTCACAGCAGCAGGGCTAGCGGAGAAGACGAATGGCAAATGGTGGCCAACGGGTGCAAGGAGCCCCCTTCTCCACAGACAGCATTCAGCCCGGAGCCCAGCAACCTGAGCTCCCTGGAGAAGACGCCCTGCGGGAGCAgccaacacagcagcagcagcaactgtcCGGCCAAAAGAAAGTTGCTGCCCGCAGGCGAGATTGTGGCCGACTCCTGCTCTGAGGATGAGAGCCTGTCTCTGCCAGCAAGGAAGAAGAGGGTCCTGCCGTGCCACCCAGTGCCAACAGCTTGCCGCAGCACTGATGCCAAGGGGGCCCCTTTCTGGAATCACCTGCTTCCTGCGGCCAAGGTGAGCATTGCTCGTGAGGGGAGGCAGGGAATAGCCTGGGGACACCCAGAGCTTAGGGCTGTCCTCGTGGGCAGTGTGGTCCAACGTGGCACTGTGCCCTGTCTTGtcccagtgctgcagcactggTGGTGAGCAGGGCAGCAGCTGATAGCCAGCCCTGGGACACATGGTATGTAGGTTGTCACCAGCTCTTGACGTTTTGTAATCACTGGATCCTCTGCTTGCAACCAGCTCTTTAGCCTGGAGAGCCTGGTTCCGACAGGACACAACCTCCCCATGGCAGTGAGAGCTGGACACATGGTGTGGGGCCACACTCAGTGTCTGACAGTTTCAACTTAAGCTAGACTTAACAGCAGGCTTGGGAAGTGGCTGGCCTCTGCCTGACAAAGGTGTGGGATGGCTTGGGTCCCTGGCCATGATATCCACCAGGGCAAGAGTTTGGTGGCACAGAGCAGGACTGGACGTGCTCTGGCCAAGGAGGGGGAGTACCAGTGCTGTGTGCAGAGATGCCACTGGCTTTTCTGTAGTTCTGGGGTGCCCATGAAGTGTCCCCAGGGTGCCACAAGGTCTCAGAAATGGTTTGCAACCACCCTGGCAGCTCAGGAGCTGCCTGTGAGTCCTCCCTGCTTACCTGTCCCTCCTGACCAGCTTCCTGCCTTCACCGTGTCTTCCCAGCTGAGGCTGCAGCAGGCTCATGCCAGAGCTGGCACACTCCTCTCTTTCCCTGGGGCATCCCAGGGAACCTGCAGGGACTGACAGCAGTGCTACCATGGCTTCTTGCTGCTTGGAGTTGGGACACACTGTCCATAGGGCacagctccatccctgcctgtgTGCCCTTTTTGGTGAttgtcccccagcccagctgcccccagcactgcccttgCAGAGTGAAGCCCTCCAGTAGCTTCCCTGGGTTTTCCCGTCCGGTCATGCCAGCCAGCTCCATCATCCCTTTGTGTTGTGCTGCCCTTTGTGTGGCTTCCAGAAGGGAAAACCCCTGAAAAGGGGACATCTTTAAAAGGAGGCTGCAGTGTGGCTCTGGCTTTAAGCCCCCACCCTACAGCTGTAGAAGCCTGGCTGTGGGCAGGGGTGGGCAGCACGCCCCTCTGCCCGGCGGCACTACCAAGGACTTTGCATGAATCACGGGGGGACAGGACTTTTCCTGGGCTGGTCGGGGAGCTTCATCGTATGTGTTACTGTTCCCCTGGGAGGTGCAAGGGGGTGTTGGTGCATGGCTCTGTCTGGGGGTGTCTTGTCACTGGTCCTGAGACCTGCTTTGCAGGTGGGAGTCATGTGCTGCACCCTCGTCTTGGGTATCAACACCCTCATCCCCAGTAAAACCACTCTGGGGTTTGGGCAGCCCCACGTCCCCACCAGACACCCCAGCCCTCGTGCTGCCCTGCTGGCTGCCCCTGCAGAGGCCACTGACGGCTCCCCATGGATGGGAGCCTGTCCGATCTGCTGGGATCCTcatggggctgtggggcagggcaaGGGGTGATGGCATCTCCTAGGGTTGCTGCCCTAACGTGGTTCTCGATTTCATGTCCCCTCCAGAGCTCTATGGATTGCACTGCG encodes:
- the ATOSB gene encoding atos homolog protein B isoform X1, whose protein sequence is MRHIHAETSLPPEHSTDPSLSRPSGEAPLEPSAQRCTHRSILMGYNETEIKRQKVYQVSIFSHLSSSSESTEQRAGSRPAVKRGYPEPRTPEGGRDPKRTHWGGGGVDSKRDGGPGQASLDDDDTFEDGLLVEELSLCGSAQHFSHSGLRVVEHRCECSPSHSPKASREDKSQDVSSSSWPQHIACSTLHTRDGCSVSSGDQPKDYGDNVERAIGHNLLHLDLHNIAQTARVDSGGKREKPGSSPAHSSRASGEDEWQMVANGCKEPPSPQTAFSPEPSNLSSLEKTPCGSSQHSSSSNCPAKRKLLPAGEIVADSCSEDESLSLPARKKRVLPCHPVPTACRSTDAKGAPFWNHLLPAAKSSMDCTAIGRRLKSGLRLKSRHLRSSLRRGTRSSAAPWATTTVSHALLGNFEESILKGRFAPSGRIEGFTAEIGASGSYCPQHATLPVDVTYFDISEHSMPSPFLGVIDLEALGKKGYSVPKAGTIQVTLFNPNKTVVKMFLVTYDFQDMPANHMTFLRHRIFLVPVGEEEGATVAPRDPPGTDPPRRVLCYLMHLRFHSSKSGKIYLHDDIRLLFSRKSIEVDSGIPYELKSFTEMPRNPCYSPRA
- the ATOSB gene encoding atos homolog protein B isoform X2, with product MRHIHAETSLPPEHSTDPSLSRPSGEAPLEPSAQRCTHRSILMGYNETEIKRQKVYQVSIFSHLSSSSESTEQRAGSRPAVKRGYPEPRTPEGGRDPKRTHWGGGGVDSKRDGGPGQASLDDDDTFEDGLLVEELSLCGSAQHFSHSGLRVVEHRCECSPSHSPKASREDKSQDVSSSSWPQHIACSTLHTRDGCSVSSGDQPKDYGDNVERAIGHNLLHLDLHNIAQTARVDSGGKREKPGSSPAHSSRASGEDEWQMVANGCKEPPSPQTAFSPEPSNLSSLEKTPCGSSQHSSSSNCPAKRKLLPAGEIVADSCSEDESLSLPARKKRVLPCHPVPTACRSTDAKGAPFWNHLLPAAKSSMDCTAIGRRLKSGLRLKSRHLRSSLRRGTRSSAAPWATTTVSHALLGNFEESILKGRFAPSGRIEGFTAEIGASGSYCPQHATLPVDVTYFDISEHSMPSPFLTLFNPNKTVVKMFLVTYDFQDMPANHMTFLRHRIFLVPVGEEEGATVAPRDPPGTDPPRRVLCYLMHLRFHSSKSGKIYLHDDIRLLFSRKSIEVDSGIPYELKSFTEMPRNPCYSPRA